The sequence below is a genomic window from Uranotaenia lowii strain MFRU-FL chromosome 2, ASM2978415v1, whole genome shotgun sequence.
CAATCGAAAATGAGAGCCAACAATCAGAAACCGTACACACCGAAGGAAGGTAAGATGATTTCCGACATCAATAAGGCATGGGAACGATTGGAGAAGGCTGAACACGAACGGGAACTAGCTCTTCGTGAAGAACTGATTCGACAGGAGAAGCTCGAACAATTAGCCGCTCGTTTCAACCGTAAGGCAACCATGAGAGAAACTTGGTTGTCGGAAAATCAGCGTCTCGTTAGTACGGATAACTTTGGATTCGATTTGGCTGCGGTAGAAGCTGCTGCTAAGAAACATGAAGCCATTGAAACCGACATCTTTGCTTATGAAGAGCGTGTCCAGGCTGTAGTCGCCGTGTGCAATGAGCTAGATGCAGAAAAGTACCACGATATTGAACGCATCGCAGCTCGTAAAGAAAACGTATTGCGGTTGTGGAATTACCTTCTCGAGCTTTTGAGAGCTAGAAGAATGAGGCTTGAATTCTCCATTCAACTCCAACAGAACTTCCAGGAAATGATCTACATTTTGGACTCCATGGAAGAAATCAAGCAGCGTTTACTTACTGATGACTATGGTAAACATTTGATGGGCGTGGAAGATCTATTGCAGAAACATTCGCTGGTTGAAGCTGACATTAATGTGCTTGGAGAACGTGTTAAGCAGGTTGTCCAAAATTCTCAGAAATTCCTTGGCGACGAAGAAGGCGGCTATAAACCATGTGATCCCGCTATCATTGTTGATCGCGTTCAGCGTTTGGAGGATGCTTATGCTGAATTGTGCAAATTGGCTGTTGAGCGACGTTCTCGTTTGGAAGAAAGCCGTAAATTGTGGCAGTTCTATTGGGATAtggctgatgaagagaattggATCAAAGAAAAGGAACAGATTGTTTCTACTGATGAAATTGGTCACGATTTGACGACAGTAAATCTTCTGCTGTCAAAACACAAGGCATTggaaaaagaaatcaattccCACGAACAACAGTTAATGGCAGTAAGCACCGTTGGAGATGAACTCGTTCGTCAAGGACACTTCGGTGCTGACCGTATTAATGAGCGTTTGAAGGAGATTCTGGCAATGTGGAACAATTTGCTCGATCTTACGGTTTCACGTCgtaaacgtttagaaaatgcCGTTGACTACTTCCAATTATTTGCTGATGCAGATGATATCGATAATTGGATGTTGGATGCACTACGTTTGGTGTCCTCTGAAGACGTTGGTAGAGATGAAGCTAACGTTCAGAGTTTATTGAAGAAACATAAGGATGTAGCTGACGAACTTAAGAACTACGCTGAAAATATTGAACAACTGCATGCTCAGGCAAATAACTTGACTCTAACCGAACCAGAAACTCAAAAAGTTCAGGAACGCTTGGCTGCAATTGATGCACGATACAAGGAACTTATTGAGTTGGCCAAACTACGCAAACAGCGTTTGTTGGATGCTCTCAGTCTGTATAAACTTATTTCCGAGAGTGATGGTGTCGAACAATGGATTAACGAAAAGGAACGTATGTTGCAGACTATGGTTCCAGGAAAGGACATCGAAGATGTTGAAATCATGAAGCACCGTTACGATGGTTTTGATAAGGAGATGAATGCTAATGCTTCGCGTGTTGCAGTGGTCAATCAGTTGGCTCGTCAGCTGATTCATGTTGAACACCCCAACACAGAAGAGATTACTGAAAAACAGAACCACTTGAATCAAAGATGGTCTCGGCTGCGCGAACAGGCCGAAGGCAAACGCGATGACCTGAAATCAGCCCACGGTGTTCAGACGTTCTACATAGAATGCCGTGAAACTATTTCCTGGATCGAAGACAAGAAACGTATCCTTACCGATACCGATAATTTGGAAATGGATCTTACCGGTGTTATGACTTTGCAACGTCGTTTGAGTGGAATGGATCGTGACATAGCGGCCATTCAGGCTAAACTGACTGCACTGGAAAGTGAAGCAGATGCCATTGAAGGTGAGCATCCGGAAGAGGCAGCTTTGATTCGTGAACGTGTTGGTCAGATTCAAGTCATTTGGGAACAACTGACTCAGATGCTGAAAGAACGTGATTCCAAATTGGAAGAAGCTGGAGATCTTCATCGGTTCTTGCGGGATTTAGATCATTTCCAAGCATGGTTGACCAAGACACAAACAGACGTTGCTTCGGAAGACACCCCCACATCGCTACCGGAAGCAGAAAAACTTCTGAATCAACACCAGAGTATCCGCGAAGAAATCGACAACTATACCGAGGATTACACTAAGATGATGGAATATGGCGAAGGTTTAACTTCGGAGCCAACACAAATCGAGGATCCTCAGTATATGTTCTTGCGAGAACGTTTGCGGGCCCTTAAGGATGGCTGGGAAGAGTTGCATCAAATGTGGGAGAACCGTCAAGTTCTGTTATCGCAAAGCTTGGATCAGCAGCTTTTTAATCGTGATGCTCGCCAGGCGGAAGTGCTGCTAAGTCAGCAAGAACACGTACTCAGCAAGGATGACACTCCGGTCAACTTGGAGCAAGCGGAGAACCAACTCAAGCGTCACGAAGCCTTCCTTACGACAATGGAAGCTAATGATGAGAAAATCAATACGATTGTGCAAGTCGCTGATCAATTGGCTGAAAAACAGCACTTCGATTCAGATAAAATCGGTAAGCGCGCAGAAAGCATTGCACATCGCCGTGACGACAATCGTAACCGTGCAGTTGAATTGcatgaaaaattgaagaacCAGGTGAAATTACACGAGTTCTTGCAAGACATTGAAGAACTGACAGAATGGGTTCAAGAAAAGTACATTACAGCTCAGGATGATACCTACCGTAGCGCCAAAACGGTCCACAGCAAATGGACTCGTCACCAGGCTTTCGAAGCTGAAATTGCTGCCAACAAAGAACGTCTTCATGAAGCGCAAAAGGCTGCCCAAGAACTAATGGTTGAAAAGCCAGAATTTAAGGAAATCATCGAACCTAAATTACAAGACTTGGCTAAGAACTTTGATGAATTGGAAACAAGCACCAAGGAAAAGGGAGCTCTTCTATTTGACGCCAAGCGCGAAGTTATCGTACAACAGAGCGTTGATGACATCGATTCGTGGATGGATGATCTCGAAAAGCAGATCGTCAACACCGACACCGGTAATGATTTAACTTCGGTGAACATCTTGATGCAGAAACAACATGTTATTCAAACTCAGATGGCTGTTAAGGCTCGTCAGGTTGAAGAACTGGAGAAACAAACGGAAGTGTTGACGAAAACTGCTCCTTCGGATGTACTCGAACCAATCGTGGAAAAGAAGACAGCAGTAAATGCACGTTTCGAAAAAATCAAGGCTCCGTTGCTAGAACGCCAACGACAGTTGGAAAAGAAGAAGGAAGCCTTCCAGTTCAGACGCGACGTCGAGGATGAAAAATTGTGGATCGATGAGAAAATACCTTTGGCCAACTCTCAGGAATACGGTAACTCATTGTTCAATGTGCACGTACTGAAGAAAAAGCACCAGTCTTTGAATACTGAAATCGATAATCATGAACCGCGAATTATGACCATTTGCAACAACGGACAGAAACTCATTGACGAAGGCCATGAAGATGCTTCCCAGTATGCTGATCTTATCAGCCAACTAACTCAAAAGTGGCAAGAACTCAAAGATGCGATCGAGAATCGTCACAAGCAGCTGGATCAGTCAGAAAAGGTTCAGCAGTACTTCTTCGATGCCGCAGAGGCTGAATCGTGGATGAGTGAACAGGAGTTATACATGATGGTAGAGGATCGTGGAAAGGATGAAATTTCAGCACAGAATCTAATGAAAAGTCACGAAACCTTGGAACAATCGGTGGAAGATTACGCTGATACCATTCGGCAACTTGGTGAAACTGCACGTCAACTTACCGCCGAACAACATGCCTACAGCGATCAGGTTTCCGTTAAACAGTCACAACTTGATAAGCTGTATGCTGGTTTGAAAGATCTGGCCGGCGAAAGACGAGCTCGTCTTGACGAAGCGTTGCAACTATTTATGTTGAATCGCGAGGTTGATGATTTGGAACAATGGATCGCTGAACGCGAACTGGTTGCTGGTTCTCATGAATTGGGTCAAGATTATGATCATATCACTTTGCTTTGGGAACGGTTTAACGAGTTTGCTCAGGATACGGCAGCCGTTGGAAGTGAGCGCGTAGCCAAAGCAAATGGCATTGCCGATGATCTTATCCATGCTGGCCATTCGGACAGTGCAACGATAGCTGAATGGAAGGATGGTTTGAATGAATCTTGGCAAGATTTGCTTGAACTGATCGAAACTCGAAAGGCTATGCTGGCTGCTTCCCGGGAGTTGCACAAATTCTTCCACGATTGCAAAGATGTTCTCGGTCGAATCATCGAACGTCAACATGGAGTTTCAGACGAATTGGGCCGTGATGCTGGGTCTGTTTCGGCCTTACAGCGCAAACATCAGAACTTTATTCAGGATTTGATGACTCTTCATTCGCAAGTTCAACAAATCCAAGAAGAATCGGCCAAATTGCAGGCAGCGTACGCCGGAGAAAAAGCAAGAGAAATCACAAATCGTGAACATGAAGTGCTTGCTGCCTGGTCCAATTTGCAAGGAATGTGTGATGCCAGAAAGAACAAGTTAGCCGATACTGGAGAtttgttcaaattcttcaacATGGTTCGAACACTAATGCTGTGGATGGAAGATGTTGTACGACAGATGAACACTTCTGAGAAACCTCGTGATGTTTCCGGTGTTGAGTTACTCATGAACAATCATCAAAGTTTGAAGGCGGAAATCGATACTCGGGAAGATAACTTCTCGGCCTGTCTAGCACTCGGAAAGGAACTTTTGGCAAGAAATCACTATGCTTCGTCCGATATCAAGGAGCGATTACTGCAGTTGACGAATAGCAGAAACGCTTTACTGCACCGGTGGGAAGAACGTTGGGAGAATTTACAGCTGAGTAAGTAGATATTACAAACTCTTAACGATTAGTTGGATTGTAACAATTTGTTTCTGTTTCTTGCAGTTCTTGAAGTGTACCAATTTGCACGAGATGCAGCTGTAGCGGAAGCTTGGCTTATTGCACAAGAACCTTACCTAATGTCAACCGAACTCGGCCACACCATAGACGAGGTTGAAAACCTTATCAAGAAACATGAGGCCTTCGAAAAATCGGCAGCCGCACAAGAAGAACGTTTCAGTGCTTTAGAGCGATTAACTACGgtataaattgaatttattgataaAGAATTGAACATATTCAAAgtggtattttattttttcagtttgagCTCAAAGAAATGAAACGTCGCCAGGAAGCCGCAGAAGAAGCAGAACGCCAGCGTCTTCAAGCAGAAGCTGATGCCAAGGCAGCAGCTGAAGCAGAAGCCGAAGCAGCACGACAGGCGGAAGCGGCAGCTCGTGATACTGCCGATGCTCCAGGCTCACCACATTCCACTAAGGAACAAGAATCAGGTAACATGCTCTATATATCTCAACTTATAATCCTATCATCTTTCCATCACATACTACTTTCTTCATTATTGCTAAAACAAGAATGCGTTTTATACTCTTAATGAACTTACTACATTATCGCTACAATAACCAGCTACTTACATGCTTTTATAACAAATCATTCATTTTAACCCTACATATTGCTAACAGTCTTTCATTTGATGTTTCATAGTTCCTAACATTCTCACATATTCCTGaaactattgatcattttttaaataaataatcacaCTAACACAATTTCTCTTACACATATATACACACGCTGCCCCACTTAAATCACACTACCTAAttatattatcaaaattgtcaaatgatCGAATTTTAACCGAAATCCTTACCATAACTATGTAATCATAGTCACAATGCGAGCAACTTCACCTGTAGAAAAAGAAAGACCTTTGTCCCAACCAGGTACTTATCGACCTTACTAAcatcaaatcaaaaattgataaaaatatatttggcTATGCTTGTATTATTTGGTAGACAGAAAACAGCTTTAAAGAATCATTTTCCTATGCTTTCTTGAACTATTGTATAAGTTTCATTTCTTCGTATATTATCATACTTGGATGACTTCCTCAGCCCTCATGAATAAGAATTTAGTCCCTTACCAATACTCCCATTCCTATCAAATATTTTCTCATTCTAAGACCCATGGTGTTTGTCTACTATCCGCGCATTGCGTCGTTGTGCTATGTAATATATATTCGCTTAGAAGGGTGGATACTTCATGGTAATATACAGAGTGTTGGTATACTTATTTTATTAAGTGCTGGCTCAGGTTAATGCAAATTAAAGGTAAGCTTGGTGTGCTCATACGTTAAAACTAAATGTGTTGTAtttgtgaaaatataaaa
It includes:
- the LOC129744158 gene encoding spectrin beta chain isoform X4, which produces MTTDISVVRWDPSQGPGQEYIDEFEYDGGNSSSRLFERSRIKALAEERESVQKKTFTKWVNSHLVRVNSRIADLYVDMRDGKNLIKLLEVLSGERLPRPTKGKMRIHCLENVDKALQFLRDQRVHLENIGSHDIVDGNASLNLGLIWTIILRFQIQDITIEETDNKETKSAKDALLLWCQMKTAGYHNVNVRNFTTSWRDGLAFNAIIHKHRPDLIQFDKLTKNNPIQNLNNAFNVAEEKLGLTKLLDAEDVFVEHPDEKSIITYVVTYYHYFSKLKQETVQGKRIGKVVGIAMDNDRMINEYESLTSELLKWIEVTIVQLGDRQFANSLFGVQQQLAQFSNYRTVEKPPKFVEKGNLEVLLFTLQSKMRANNQKPYTPKEGKMISDINKAWERLEKAEHERELALREELIRQEKLEQLAARFNRKATMRETWLSENQRLVSTDNFGFDLAAVEAAAKKHEAIETDIFAYEERVQAVVAVCNELDAEKYHDIERIAARKENVLRLWNYLLELLRARRMRLEFSIQLQQNFQEMIYILDSMEEIKQRLLTDDYGKHLMGVEDLLQKHSLVEADINVLGERVKQVVQNSQKFLGDEEGGYKPCDPAIIVDRVQRLEDAYAELCKLAVERRSRLEESRKLWQFYWDMADEENWIKEKEQIVSTDEIGHDLTTVNLLLSKHKALEKEINSHEQQLMAVSTVGDELVRQGHFGADRINERLKEILAMWNNLLDLTVSRRKRLENAVDYFQLFADADDIDNWMLDALRLVSSEDVGRDEANVQSLLKKHKDVADELKNYAENIEQLHAQANNLTLTEPETQKVQERLAAIDARYKELIELAKLRKQRLLDALSLYKLISESDGVEQWINEKERMLQTMVPGKDIEDVEIMKHRYDGFDKEMNANASRVAVVNQLARQLIHVEHPNTEEITEKQNHLNQRWSRLREQAEGKRDDLKSAHGVQTFYIECRETISWIEDKKRILTDTDNLEMDLTGVMTLQRRLSGMDRDIAAIQAKLTALESEADAIEGEHPEEAALIRERVGQIQVIWEQLTQMLKERDSKLEEAGDLHRFLRDLDHFQAWLTKTQTDVASEDTPTSLPEAEKLLNQHQSIREEIDNYTEDYTKMMEYGEGLTSEPTQIEDPQYMFLRERLRALKDGWEELHQMWENRQVLLSQSLDQQLFNRDARQAEVLLSQQEHVLSKDDTPVNLEQAENQLKRHEAFLTTMEANDEKINTIVQVADQLAEKQHFDSDKIGKRAESIAHRRDDNRNRAVELHEKLKNQVKLHEFLQDIEELTEWVQEKYITAQDDTYRSAKTVHSKWTRHQAFEAEIAANKERLHEAQKAAQELMVEKPEFKEIIEPKLQDLAKNFDELETSTKEKGALLFDAKREVIVQQSVDDIDSWMDDLEKQIVNTDTGNDLTSVNILMQKQHVIQTQMAVKARQVEELEKQTEVLTKTAPSDVLEPIVEKKTAVNARFEKIKAPLLERQRQLEKKKEAFQFRRDVEDEKLWIDEKIPLANSQEYGNSLFNVHVLKKKHQSLNTEIDNHEPRIMTICNNGQKLIDEGHEDASQYADLISQLTQKWQELKDAIENRHKQLDQSEKVQQYFFDAAEAESWMSEQELYMMVEDRGKDEISAQNLMKSHETLEQSVEDYADTIRQLGETARQLTAEQHAYSDQVSVKQSQLDKLYAGLKDLAGERRARLDEALQLFMLNREVDDLEQWIAERELVAGSHELGQDYDHITLLWERFNEFAQDTAAVGSERVAKANGIADDLIHAGHSDSATIAEWKDGLNESWQDLLELIETRKAMLAASRELHKFFHDCKDVLGRIIERQHGVSDELGRDAGSVSALQRKHQNFIQDLMTLHSQVQQIQEESAKLQAAYAGEKAREITNREHEVLAAWSNLQGMCDARKNKLADTGDLFKFFNMVRTLMLWMEDVVRQMNTSEKPRDVSGVELLMNNHQSLKAEIDTREDNFSACLALGKELLARNHYASSDIKERLLQLTNSRNALLHRWEERWENLQLILEVYQFARDAAVAEAWLIAQEPYLMSTELGHTIDEVENLIKKHEAFEKSAAAQEERFSALERLTTFELKEMKRRQEAAEEAERQRLQAEADAKAAAEAEAEAARQAEAAARDTADAPGSPHSTKEQESAGIDSGNVVTTRRQPATSKERSASTASASASKVSRRSRSKSPFRSFRWKRGSAKVEVSDDEGDRPSPGGTDEGTQEGILTRKHEWESTTKKASNRSWDKVFCSARSGRLTFFKDQKTSKAVPEQTFRGEPPLELKGASIEIATDYTKKKHVFRIKLSNGGEFLLQCHDDAEMNQWVTALKAQCELDASGEGRSLTLPASSQKDEQKRRSFFTLKKN
- the LOC129744158 gene encoding spectrin beta chain isoform X8, with protein sequence MTTDISVVRWDPSQGPGQEYIDEFEYDGGNSSSRLFERSRIKALAEERESVQKKTFTKWVNSHLVRVNSRIADLYVDMRDGKNLIKLLEVLSGERLPRPTKGKMRIHCLENVDKALQFLRDQRVHLENIGSHDIVDGNASLNLGLIWTIILRFQIQDITIEETDNKETKSAKDALLLWCQMKTAGYHNVNVRNFTTSWRDGLAFNAIIHKHRPDLIQFDKLTKNNPIQNLNNAFNVAEEKLGLTKLLDAEDVFVEHPDEKSIITYVVTYYHYFSKLKQETVQGKRIGKVVGIAMDNDRMINEYESLTSELLKWIEVTIVQLGDRQFANSLFGVQQQLAQFSNYRTVEKPPKFVEKGNLEVLLFTLQSKMRANNQKPYTPKEGKMISDINKAWERLEKAEHERELALREELIRQEKLEQLAARFNRKATMRETWLSENQRLVSTDNFGFDLAAVEAAAKKHEAIETDIFAYEERVQAVVAVCNELDAEKYHDIERIAARKENVLRLWNYLLELLRARRMRLEFSIQLQQNFQEMIYILDSMEEIKQRLLTDDYGKHLMGVEDLLQKHSLVEADINVLGERVKQVVQNSQKFLGDEEGGYKPCDPAIIVDRVQRLEDAYAELCKLAVERRSRLEESRKLWQFYWDMADEENWIKEKEQIVSTDEIGHDLTTVNLLLSKHKALEKEINSHEQQLMAVSTVGDELVRQGHFGADRINERLKEILAMWNNLLDLTVSRRKRLENAVDYFQLFADADDIDNWMLDALRLVSSEDVGRDEANVQSLLKKHKDVADELKNYAENIEQLHAQANNLTLTEPETQKVQERLAAIDARYKELIELAKLRKQRLLDALSLYKLISESDGVEQWINEKERMLQTMVPGKDIEDVEIMKHRYDGFDKEMNANASRVAVVNQLARQLIHVEHPNTEEITEKQNHLNQRWSRLREQAEGKRDDLKSAHGVQTFYIECRETISWIEDKKRILTDTDNLEMDLTGVMTLQRRLSGMDRDIAAIQAKLTALESEADAIEGEHPEEAALIRERVGQIQVIWEQLTQMLKERDSKLEEAGDLHRFLRDLDHFQAWLTKTQTDVASEDTPTSLPEAEKLLNQHQSIREEIDNYTEDYTKMMEYGEGLTSEPTQIEDPQYMFLRERLRALKDGWEELHQMWENRQVLLSQSLDQQLFNRDARQAEVLLSQQEHVLSKDDTPVNLEQAENQLKRHEAFLTTMEANDEKINTIVQVADQLAEKQHFDSDKIGKRAESIAHRRDDNRNRAVELHEKLKNQVKLHEFLQDIEELTEWVQEKYITAQDDTYRSAKTVHSKWTRHQAFEAEIAANKERLHEAQKAAQELMVEKPEFKEIIEPKLQDLAKNFDELETSTKEKGALLFDAKREVIVQQSVDDIDSWMDDLEKQIVNTDTGNDLTSVNILMQKQHVIQTQMAVKARQVEELEKQTEVLTKTAPSDVLEPIVEKKTAVNARFEKIKAPLLERQRQLEKKKEAFQFRRDVEDEKLWIDEKIPLANSQEYGNSLFNVHVLKKKHQSLNTEIDNHEPRIMTICNNGQKLIDEGHEDASQYADLISQLTQKWQELKDAIENRHKQLDQSEKVQQYFFDAAEAESWMSEQELYMMVEDRGKDEISAQNLMKSHETLEQSVEDYADTIRQLGETARQLTAEQHAYSDQVSVKQSQLDKLYAGLKDLAGERRARLDEALQLFMLNREVDDLEQWIAERELVAGSHELGQDYDHITLLWERFNEFAQDTAAVGSERVAKANGIADDLIHAGHSDSATIAEWKDGLNESWQDLLELIETRKAMLAASRELHKFFHDCKDVLGRIIERQHGVSDELGRDAGSVSALQRKHQNFIQDLMTLHSQVQQIQEESAKLQAAYAGEKAREITNREHEVLAAWSNLQGMCDARKNKLADTGDLFKFFNMVRTLMLWMEDVVRQMNTSEKPRDVSGVELLMNNHQSLKAEIDTREDNFSACLALGKELLARNHYASSDIKERLLQLTNSRNALLHRWEERWENLQLILEVYQFARDAAVAEAWLIAQEPYLMSTELGHTIDEVENLIKKHEAFEKSAAAQEERFSALERLTTFELKEMKRRQEAAEEAERQRLQAEADAKAAAEAEAEAARQAEAAARDTADAPGSPHSTKEQESDRPSPGGTDEGTQEGILTRKHEWESTTKKASNRSWDKVFCSARSGRLTFFKDQKTSKAVPEQTFRGEPPLELKGASIEIATDYTKKKHVFRIKLSNGGEFLLQCHDDAEMNQWVTALKAQCELDASGEGRSLTLPASSQKDEQKRRSFFTLKKK
- the LOC129744158 gene encoding spectrin beta chain isoform X1 — protein: MTTDISVVRWDPSQGPGQEYIDEFEYDGGNSSSRLFERSRIKALAEERESVQKKTFTKWVNSHLVRVNSRIADLYVDMRDGKNLIKLLEVLSGERLPRPTKGKMRIHCLENVDKALQFLRDQRVHLENIGSHDIVDGNASLNLGLIWTIILRFQIQDITIEETDNKETKSAKDALLLWCQMKTAGYHNVNVRNFTTSWRDGLAFNAIIHKHRPDLIQFDKLTKNNPIQNLNNAFNVAEEKLGLTKLLDAEDVFVEHPDEKSIITYVVTYYHYFSKLKQETVQGKRIGKVVGIAMDNDRMINEYESLTSELLKWIEVTIVQLGDRQFANSLFGVQQQLAQFSNYRTVEKPPKFVEKGNLEVLLFTLQSKMRANNQKPYTPKEGKMISDINKAWERLEKAEHERELALREELIRQEKLEQLAARFNRKATMRETWLSENQRLVSTDNFGFDLAAVEAAAKKHEAIETDIFAYEERVQAVVAVCNELDAEKYHDIERIAARKENVLRLWNYLLELLRARRMRLEFSIQLQQNFQEMIYILDSMEEIKQRLLTDDYGKHLMGVEDLLQKHSLVEADINVLGERVKQVVQNSQKFLGDEEGGYKPCDPAIIVDRVQRLEDAYAELCKLAVERRSRLEESRKLWQFYWDMADEENWIKEKEQIVSTDEIGHDLTTVNLLLSKHKALEKEINSHEQQLMAVSTVGDELVRQGHFGADRINERLKEILAMWNNLLDLTVSRRKRLENAVDYFQLFADADDIDNWMLDALRLVSSEDVGRDEANVQSLLKKHKDVADELKNYAENIEQLHAQANNLTLTEPETQKVQERLAAIDARYKELIELAKLRKQRLLDALSLYKLISESDGVEQWINEKERMLQTMVPGKDIEDVEIMKHRYDGFDKEMNANASRVAVVNQLARQLIHVEHPNTEEITEKQNHLNQRWSRLREQAEGKRDDLKSAHGVQTFYIECRETISWIEDKKRILTDTDNLEMDLTGVMTLQRRLSGMDRDIAAIQAKLTALESEADAIEGEHPEEAALIRERVGQIQVIWEQLTQMLKERDSKLEEAGDLHRFLRDLDHFQAWLTKTQTDVASEDTPTSLPEAEKLLNQHQSIREEIDNYTEDYTKMMEYGEGLTSEPTQIEDPQYMFLRERLRALKDGWEELHQMWENRQVLLSQSLDQQLFNRDARQAEVLLSQQEHVLSKDDTPVNLEQAENQLKRHEAFLTTMEANDEKINTIVQVADQLAEKQHFDSDKIGKRAESIAHRRDDNRNRAVELHEKLKNQVKLHEFLQDIEELTEWVQEKYITAQDDTYRSAKTVHSKWTRHQAFEAEIAANKERLHEAQKAAQELMVEKPEFKEIIEPKLQDLAKNFDELETSTKEKGALLFDAKREVIVQQSVDDIDSWMDDLEKQIVNTDTGNDLTSVNILMQKQHVIQTQMAVKARQVEELEKQTEVLTKTAPSDVLEPIVEKKTAVNARFEKIKAPLLERQRQLEKKKEAFQFRRDVEDEKLWIDEKIPLANSQEYGNSLFNVHVLKKKHQSLNTEIDNHEPRIMTICNNGQKLIDEGHEDASQYADLISQLTQKWQELKDAIENRHKQLDQSEKVQQYFFDAAEAESWMSEQELYMMVEDRGKDEISAQNLMKSHETLEQSVEDYADTIRQLGETARQLTAEQHAYSDQVSVKQSQLDKLYAGLKDLAGERRARLDEALQLFMLNREVDDLEQWIAERELVAGSHELGQDYDHITLLWERFNEFAQDTAAVGSERVAKANGIADDLIHAGHSDSATIAEWKDGLNESWQDLLELIETRKAMLAASRELHKFFHDCKDVLGRIIERQHGVSDELGRDAGSVSALQRKHQNFIQDLMTLHSQVQQIQEESAKLQAAYAGEKAREITNREHEVLAAWSNLQGMCDARKNKLADTGDLFKFFNMVRTLMLWMEDVVRQMNTSEKPRDVSGVELLMNNHQSLKAEIDTREDNFSACLALGKELLARNHYASSDIKERLLQLTNSRNALLHRWEERWENLQLILEVYQFARDAAVAEAWLIAQEPYLMSTELGHTIDEVENLIKKHEAFEKSAAAQEERFSALERLTTFELKEMKRRQEAAEEAERQRLQAEADAKAAAEAEAEAARQAEAAARDTADAPGSPHSTKEQESVTMRATSPVEKERPLSQPVHGILKTAPSRTGTVPKYASTGIDSGNVVTTRRQPATSKERSASTASASASKVSRRSRSKSPFRSFRWKRGSAKVEVSDDEGDRPSPGGTDEGTQEGILTRKHEWESTTKKASNRSWDKVFCSARSGRLTFFKDQKTSKAVPEQTFRGEPPLELKGASIEIATDYTKKKHVFRIKLSNGGEFLLQCHDDAEMNQWVTALKAQCELDASGEGRSLTLPASSQKDEQKRRSFFTLKKN